A segment of the Bordetella flabilis genome:
CACTACACGCATCGGCGCCTTTTGCACGCTGACGCCGGGCCGCACGTCCTTGGGCGACACCGGCCGGTCCAGCGGAACCGCCTGCATGTCCGGCAGGACCTGCCCCCCGGGATTGACGTCCAGCACCGCTGCGCCGCCCGGGCCACGGAATACCAGGACATCCTGTTCGTTGCCCAGCATGTTCTCGAACAGGCTGGGCCGTTCGCGGATTTCCTGCAGCGTCAGCATGCCGCCAAGCAGCATCCGGAAGCGCTCGACGCGACCTGACAGGCCGACATCGCTGCGCTCCATCATGCTGGCCCGCATGGAAACGTACAGGTACATGCCCGCCATGTTCACCACCAGGGCAGCCACCAGCGCGAACAGCAGCGCCGTGCGCAGCGTCAGGGAGCGGGAGCGCTTTCCGAGCATGCGCGGACCTCGCAGATATAGCCGATGCCACGCACGGTGTGGATCAGCCTCGGCTCGTAGGGCCTGTCGATCTTGGCACGCAGCCGCTTGATCGCCACGTCGACGACATTGGTGTCGCTGTCGAAATTCATGTCCCAGACTTCCGAGGCGATGATGGCGCGCGACAGTACTTCACCTTCGCGGCGCACCAGCAGGTGCAGCAGGGTGAACTCCTTGTTGGTCAGCGCGATCGCGGTGTTCATGCGCGTCACCCGCCGTCTCAGCACGTCGATATGCAGGTCCGCCAGCCGCAGGTGGTCGGCCTCGCGCACCACGCCGCGCCGCAGCAGGGTGCGTATGCGCAATACCAGTTCCGTGAAGGAGAAGGGTTTGACGAGGTAGTCGTCCGCGCCCAGTTCGAGCCCATGGATGCGGTCCTGAAGATGGTCGCGCGCGGTGAGAAACAGCACCGGCACATCCTGGTGCTTGCGCAGCGTTTCCATGATCTGCCAACCGTTCATGCCCGGCAGCATGACGTCGAGCACGATCAGGTCATAGCGCTGCTCCAGCGCCAGGTGCAGGCCGTCGCTGCCGTGCCGGGCCAGGTCCACGGTATAGCCGGATTCGCCGAGGCCCTTCTTCAGGTACTCGCCTGTTTTGAGGTCATCCTCGACCACCAGTATGCGCACGCCGCACCTCTATGACATCGCGCCGATTTTATCGATTCGGCGCCGAGCTTTCATGACATTATTGTCATTCAGCGGTCATGTTGCCGTCCCGCACCCCGGGGCACCATAGCGTGGCGGTCCACCGGGACCGGCCGTGTGCCAGCCATCTGGCCCGGCTATGTGCAGAACGGAGATGCGGATGAACAAGCGATATCGAATTGGAGCATTGTGCGGCGCGCTGCTGCTGGCTGGCGGAATGACCGCGGCCCAGGCGCAGCAGCAGCCGGCGGCGAACCGCCTGGCGGTGCGCGGCACGATCGAACAGATCACCGATACCACCCTGGTGGTCAAGGCACGCAACGGCCACGACGTGACGCTGGCGGTGCCGGCGAATGCCGCGGTGCGCGCGGTTTCGCTGGCCAAGCTGAGCGACATCAAGCCGGACAGCTTCATCGGTACCGCGGCGGTGCCGCAGCCCGATGGCACGCAGAAAGCGCTGGAGGTGCATGTGTTCGCAGCGTCGCTGCGGGGATCGGGCGAAGGCAATCGGCCCTGGCTCGGCACCAACGGGCAGTCCGCGCAGATGACCAACGGGACGGTCGGCAGCCTGCTGGCCACCAACGGCACGACCATGAAGGTGAAGTACAAGGACGGCGAAAAAACCATCGTGGTGCCGCCCGACGTGCCTATCGTCTACATGGAGCCGGGCGAGCGCAGCCTGCTGAAGCAGGGTGCGCCCGTGCTGGTGTTCCCCACGAAGAACGCCGACGGCAGCCTGACGGCCACCACCATCATCGCTGGCAAGAACGGGACTATCCCGCCGATGTAGCGTGCACGCCGGAGCGGGTCGCGACGCGTCCCGCTCCGGCTCGCCGGGAGCCATCCTTTGAAAGCTCGTTTTGTCCCCGACGGCGGCCCATCGCCCGCCACGCGCCCGCGCGCGCGCGTCCATCCGCTATACGTGCGGCTCACGCATTGGATCAACGTCTATGCGATGGCATGCATGTTCATGAGCGGGTGGGCCATCTATAACGCGACGCCGATCTTCGGTTTCCGCTTCCCACCATGGGCCACGCTGGGCGGCTGGTTGGGCGGGGCGACCGCCTGGCACTTCGCGGTCATGTGGCTGCTGGTCGGCAACGGCCTGGTTTACCTGATCGGCAGCGTGCTGGGCGGCCATCTGCGTCGCGATTTGCTGGATGTCACGCCGCGCGCTTTCGCGCGCGACCTCGGCGCCGCGATGCGCCTGCGGCTGCCGCATGCGCCGGGGCGCTACAACGCGGTGCAGAAGGCGCTCTACCTGGGCGTGCTGGCCCTGGGCGTGTTGATCGTGCTGTCGGGCCTGGCGATCTGGAAGCCCGTGCAACTGGCCGAGCTCACGGCATTGTTCGGCGGTTTCGCGGCCGCGCGGGTCGTGCATTTCATCGCCATGGCGGGCATCGGCCTGTTCGTGGTGGTGCATCTCGCGCTGGTGGTCCTGGTGCCCCGGACCTTGCCGCCCATGATTACGGGCCGTGGCCCGGGAGTACACGATGCCTGACCGGAAACCACAAGGCCTGGTGCTGGAGCCCGCGCAGCGCAGCGCCCTGCATCGCGCACAGCGGCGCCTGCTGCTGCGCGGGGGCTTGTCCCTCGGCGCCCTGGCGATGATGAGCGGCTGCAATATGCAGGACGGCGATACCTTCGACAAGGTGCTGTGGGCGATGTCGCGCTGGAACGACCGCGTCCAGGGCTGGCTCTTCCAGCCGGGCCGGCTGGCGCCCACCTACGCCGCCGCGGACATCACCGACCCCTTCCCCTTCAATGCCTACTACCCCGAATACAGCGTGCCGGACATCGACCTGTCCACCTGGCGGCTGGAGGTCTCGGGCCTGGTCGCGGACAAGAAGGCATGGACCTTGGAGGACCTGCGCAAGCTTCCGCAGGCCAGCCAGATCACGCGCCTGATCTGCATAGAAGGTTGGAGCGCCATCGGGCAATGGAGCGGCATTCCCCTGAAGACCTTCCTGCAGCATGTCGGCGCCGACCTCACGGCGCGTTACGTCGGTTTCAAGTGCGCGGACCGCTATTACGGCAGTATCGACATGCCGACGGCGCTGCATCCGCAGACGATATTGACGCTGGATTTCGCCGGCGCCCCGCTGCCGGCCGACTATGGCATGCCGCTGCGCCTGCGCGTGCCCACCAAGCTCGGGTTCAAGAATCCGAAGCACATCATGGCGCTGTTCGTCAGCAACAGCTATCCCGGCGGGTATTGGGAAGACCAGGGCTACAACTGGTTCAGCGGTATTTGACCGGCGGCGGGGATTCGTCGCGGGACGGCCCCGGGCCAGCCGGCGCACCGCTGCTGGGCGGCGGCCCGGCCATCGACGCGGGCGGCCGGCTCTTGTAAAGTAGGCGGGCGCGGCGTCCGGCGGTTCAGGCAGCGCCGCATCTTTACGGTCTTCTCCATAGGCACTGCATGAACTCCCTGGATATCGACGTGCTGCAGCAGGCCCGCGACTGGGTCGCCGCCGGCCACCGCGTGCATCTGGTTACCGTGGTCCAGACCTGGGGCTCCGCGCCGCGGCAGGCGGGCGCCCTGGCGGCGCTGCGCGAGGATGGCCGCCTGGTCGGATCCGTGTCCGGCGGATGCGTGGAAGACGACCTGATTGGCCGTGCGCAGGCCGGCACGCTGCCCTCCGCACCCGACCGCATCACCTATGGCGTCACCG
Coding sequences within it:
- a CDS encoding heavy metal response regulator transcription factor, producing MRILVVEDDLKTGEYLKKGLGESGYTVDLARHGSDGLHLALEQRYDLIVLDVMLPGMNGWQIMETLRKHQDVPVLFLTARDHLQDRIHGLELGADDYLVKPFSFTELVLRIRTLLRRGVVREADHLRLADLHIDVLRRRVTRMNTAIALTNKEFTLLHLLVRREGEVLSRAIIASEVWDMNFDSDTNVVDVAIKRLRAKIDRPYEPRLIHTVRGIGYICEVRACSESAPAP
- a CDS encoding cytochrome b/b6 domain-containing protein, encoding MKARFVPDGGPSPATRPRARVHPLYVRLTHWINVYAMACMFMSGWAIYNATPIFGFRFPPWATLGGWLGGATAWHFAVMWLLVGNGLVYLIGSVLGGHLRRDLLDVTPRAFARDLGAAMRLRLPHAPGRYNAVQKALYLGVLALGVLIVLSGLAIWKPVQLAELTALFGGFAAARVVHFIAMAGIGLFVVVHLALVVLVPRTLPPMITGRGPGVHDA
- a CDS encoding molybdopterin-dependent oxidoreductase, whose amino-acid sequence is MPDRKPQGLVLEPAQRSALHRAQRRLLLRGGLSLGALAMMSGCNMQDGDTFDKVLWAMSRWNDRVQGWLFQPGRLAPTYAAADITDPFPFNAYYPEYSVPDIDLSTWRLEVSGLVADKKAWTLEDLRKLPQASQITRLICIEGWSAIGQWSGIPLKTFLQHVGADLTARYVGFKCADRYYGSIDMPTALHPQTILTLDFAGAPLPADYGMPLRLRVPTKLGFKNPKHIMALFVSNSYPGGYWEDQGYNWFSGI